One window of the Pieris brassicae chromosome 2, ilPieBrab1.1, whole genome shotgun sequence genome contains the following:
- the LOC123706568 gene encoding zinc finger C4H2 domain-containing protein isoform X1 — protein sequence MTAENEREIYHKLEAMKEIRNKTITLERLKRSILNEVRSGDQEGRCLAQYKREMEMLQQEKMSHVEELRQIHADINAMETVIKQTEESMSRKLSTASRLHEDYRPLKAEVDLLRRQCLGLDRLPDLHEEEGSPITPDRFPAGPVRAPPFVAPAPRKPPPPPPAFRSALQQDFLTVSLRQQPPPMKSCLSCHQQIHRNAPICPLCKAKSRSRNPKKPKKK from the exons ATGACAGCTGAAAACGAAAGAGAAATATACCACAAATTAGAAGCAATGAAAGAAATCAG AAACAAGACGATCACGCTGGAACGGCTAAAACgaagtattttaaatgaagtcCGTAGTGGAGACCAAGAAGGAAGATGCCTGGCTCAGTACAAGCGTGAGATGGAGATGCTACAACAGGAGAAGATGAGTCACGTTGAGGAGCTACGTCAGATACATGCCGATATAAACGCC ATGGAGACAGTAATAAAGCAGACCGAGGAGAGCATGTCTCGTAAGCTCAGTACGGCGTCAAGGTTGCACGAGGATTACCGTCCATTGAAGGCTGAGGTCGACCTACTGCGGCGTCAGTGTCTGGGCCTCGACCGCCTCCCTGACTTACACGAGGAAGAAGGCAGTCCTATAACTCCTGA TCGTTTCCCTGCGGGTCCCGTTCGTGCGCCTCCGTTTGTCGCGCCAGCACCGCGCAAGCCGCCGCCTCCGCCGCCCGCCTTTAGGTCTGCTCTCCAACAAGATTTCCTTACAGTCTCTCTCAG GCAACAACCGCCTCCGATGAAGTCGTGTCTGTCATGCCATCAGCAAATTCACCGTAATGCCCCTATTTGTCCACTCTGCAAAGCCAAAAGTCGCTCGCGCAATCCCAAGAAGCCGAAGAAGAAATAG
- the LOC123706568 gene encoding zinc finger C4H2 domain-containing protein isoform X2, giving the protein MTAENEREIYHKLEAMKEIRNKTITLERLKRSILNEVRSGDQEGRCLAQYKREMEMLQQEKMSHVEELRQIHADINAMETVIKQTEESMSRKLSTASRLHEDYRPLKAEVDLLRRQCLGLDRLPDLHEEEGSPITPDRFPAGPVRAPPFVAPAPRKPPPPPPAFRQQPPPMKSCLSCHQQIHRNAPICPLCKAKSRSRNPKKPKKK; this is encoded by the exons ATGACAGCTGAAAACGAAAGAGAAATATACCACAAATTAGAAGCAATGAAAGAAATCAG AAACAAGACGATCACGCTGGAACGGCTAAAACgaagtattttaaatgaagtcCGTAGTGGAGACCAAGAAGGAAGATGCCTGGCTCAGTACAAGCGTGAGATGGAGATGCTACAACAGGAGAAGATGAGTCACGTTGAGGAGCTACGTCAGATACATGCCGATATAAACGCC ATGGAGACAGTAATAAAGCAGACCGAGGAGAGCATGTCTCGTAAGCTCAGTACGGCGTCAAGGTTGCACGAGGATTACCGTCCATTGAAGGCTGAGGTCGACCTACTGCGGCGTCAGTGTCTGGGCCTCGACCGCCTCCCTGACTTACACGAGGAAGAAGGCAGTCCTATAACTCCTGA TCGTTTCCCTGCGGGTCCCGTTCGTGCGCCTCCGTTTGTCGCGCCAGCACCGCGCAAGCCGCCGCCTCCGCCGCCCGCCTTTAG GCAACAACCGCCTCCGATGAAGTCGTGTCTGTCATGCCATCAGCAAATTCACCGTAATGCCCCTATTTGTCCACTCTGCAAAGCCAAAAGTCGCTCGCGCAATCCCAAGAAGCCGAAGAAGAAATAG